Proteins co-encoded in one endosymbiont 'TC1' of Trimyema compressum genomic window:
- the aroA gene encoding 3-phosphoshikimate 1-carboxyvinyltransferase: protein MKSKITLLPSQLEGGVTIPPSKSLAHRYLIGAALSEGQSFIENIAKSVDIVSTINALQGMGVLFLEEPINDNISNYVVKGVRRPLVSGNGIFDCAESGSTLRFLIPLLLLTGEETTVIGRGKLVERPLDVYYELFDLKEIDYQKNQGLLPLNLKGNLIGGIYPIRGNVSSQFITGLLYALPLVAEDSEIILTTPLESKPYVDLTLAVLKDYGIEINVAADYISFKIKGGQEYKSGTHRVEGDYSQVAFYAVGAVIGKKPITCYGLKEDSLQGDKAILSIIEAMGGSLEQRQEAIVFYPSKTKGITIDVTECPDLVPALTLLGTLSEGITHIIGAERLKIKESNRLESSASELNKLGGEIIVESEGLLIKGVPNLGGNVVVESWNDHRIAMTLAMATQRIEHPITLKGWESVEKSYPNFWEDYKMLGGTVNE, encoded by the coding sequence ATGAAAAGTAAGATCACATTATTACCTAGCCAATTAGAAGGCGGTGTTACCATTCCACCATCTAAAAGCCTTGCTCATCGCTATTTAATTGGAGCAGCGCTAAGTGAGGGTCAGAGCTTTATAGAAAATATTGCTAAGTCAGTTGACATTGTAAGTACTATTAATGCCCTTCAAGGTATGGGGGTTTTATTTTTAGAAGAACCTATAAATGATAATATTAGCAATTATGTAGTTAAAGGTGTAAGACGCCCCCTTGTTTCAGGCAATGGTATTTTTGATTGTGCTGAATCTGGTTCTACTCTTAGATTCTTAATTCCTCTCCTTCTACTAACAGGAGAGGAAACTACTGTAATTGGTAGAGGTAAACTTGTTGAAAGACCGTTAGATGTCTATTACGAGCTTTTTGATTTGAAAGAGATTGACTATCAAAAAAATCAAGGGTTGTTACCTTTAAATCTTAAAGGTAACCTGATTGGTGGAATATATCCAATAAGGGGAAATGTAAGTTCTCAGTTTATAACTGGACTTCTTTATGCACTGCCTTTAGTGGCTGAAGATTCCGAAATTATTTTGACAACACCTTTAGAATCTAAGCCTTATGTTGATTTAACATTAGCTGTTTTGAAAGATTATGGAATTGAAATTAATGTGGCTGCTGATTACATCAGTTTTAAAATAAAAGGTGGGCAGGAATATAAAAGTGGTACCCATAGAGTTGAAGGGGATTATTCACAAGTAGCTTTTTATGCAGTTGGTGCAGTGATTGGCAAAAAGCCAATTACTTGTTATGGATTAAAAGAGGATTCACTACAAGGAGACAAGGCCATTTTATCAATTATTGAAGCAATGGGTGGCTCCTTAGAACAACGACAGGAAGCAATTGTTTTTTATCCCTCTAAAACAAAAGGGATTACCATTGATGTTACAGAATGCCCAGATTTAGTACCGGCTTTAACCTTGCTAGGGACATTAAGTGAGGGAATTACTCACATTATAGGTGCTGAAAGACTGAAGATTAAAGAGTCAAACCGCTTAGAATCCTCTGCTAGTGAACTGAATAAGTTAGGTGGAGAGATTATCGTTGAGTCTGAAGGATTACTGATTAAAGGGGTTCCTAATCTAGGTGGCAATGTTGTGGTTGAAAGTTGGAATGACCATAGAATTGCTATGACACTTGCTATGGCAACCCAGAGAATAGAACACCCAATAACGTTAAAAGGATGGGAAAGTGTAGAGAAATCTTATCCGAATTTTTGGGAAGACTATAAAATGTTAGGAGGCACTGTTAATGAATAG
- the aroC gene encoding chorismate synthase, with translation MNSVYTGNITLSLFGESHGKTIGIVMDGLPPGFKIDENYIKLEMNRRKPGQNKMSTPRKESDSAEIVSGLFNGCTTGAPLCGLIYTGDTKSKDYGELVEKMRPGHSDYSGAIHYRNHNDYRGGGHFSGRLTAPLVFAGSICKQYLRDMGITIGSHILKIHNVEDRSFLMEDLTQEKLELLRHKTLPVIADSDSLGVEERMEACILEARKEKDSVGGIVECVAIGLPAGWGNPFFHSIESEMASLLFSIPAVKGVSFGAGFEIVDLFGSEANDAFQMENNSIVTKTNHNGGILGGITNGMPIICKVAIKPTPSISKAQETINRVTMENTILTIEGRHDSCIIPRAIPVVESAVAITLFNAYLEDKKWS, from the coding sequence ATGAATAGCGTTTATACTGGCAATATTACCTTGTCTTTATTTGGAGAATCCCATGGTAAAACTATTGGTATTGTTATGGATGGTTTACCGCCAGGATTTAAAATTGATGAAAATTATATTAAGTTAGAAATGAATCGTCGAAAACCAGGACAAAATAAAATGAGTACACCGAGAAAAGAGTCTGATTCAGCGGAAATTGTCAGTGGTCTTTTTAATGGGTGTACTACAGGGGCACCGTTGTGTGGTCTTATTTATACGGGCGATACAAAAAGTAAGGATTATGGTGAATTAGTTGAAAAGATGAGACCAGGACATAGTGATTATTCAGGTGCCATCCATTATAGAAACCATAATGATTACCGAGGTGGCGGTCATTTTTCTGGACGTTTAACAGCACCACTTGTATTTGCTGGAAGCATCTGCAAACAATATTTAAGAGACATGGGTATTACAATTGGTTCTCATATTCTAAAAATACATAATGTAGAGGATAGATCTTTTCTGATGGAAGATTTAACTCAAGAAAAATTAGAATTATTAAGACATAAAACATTACCAGTTATAGCAGATTCAGATTCTCTTGGTGTAGAAGAGAGAATGGAAGCTTGTATCTTAGAGGCTAGAAAGGAAAAAGATTCAGTAGGTGGTATTGTTGAATGTGTGGCTATTGGATTACCGGCTGGATGGGGAAATCCATTTTTTCATTCAATAGAGAGTGAAATGGCTAGTCTTTTATTTTCTATTCCGGCTGTTAAAGGCGTCAGTTTTGGAGCTGGTTTTGAAATAGTAGATTTATTTGGTTCAGAAGCAAATGATGCTTTTCAAATGGAAAACAATAGCATTGTTACAAAAACCAACCACAATGGAGGTATTCTCGGTGGTATTACTAATGGCATGCCTATCATTTGCAAAGTTGCCATTAAGCCTACACCTTCAATTAGCAAGGCTCAAGAGACGATTAATCGAGTAACAATGGAAAATACGATATTAACTATTGAAGGACGACATGATTCTTGTATTATTCCAAGAGCAATTCCAGTTGTCGAAAGTGCAGTTGCAATTACTTTGTTTAATGCCTATTTGGAGGATAAAAAATGGAGTTAG
- a CDS encoding chorismate mutase codes for MELDLNEIRKTIDETDEKLVALFEKRMGLASRVATYKKERNLPILDSKREEMVTEKNVLHLSNKEYAPYLEDFLKQLMQISRSYQSTLLVNEATTWQSVLGNLPVSEVTKNPKVGYSGTVGSYGEMAALDYFRDSQPICYQTFEEVVNGVLDGSLDYGVIPLENTSSGGVLDAVRLLEKSPVYIVGEAAVAAEHCLLGIGTIDEIKTIYSHVQCFLQCSEYLKDKPWHQVPYFNTAISAAYVKERKDPSKAAIASKRAAEVYGLKVLKENIYHNKKNYTRFGIIKKSMEVSDEANKISIDFVLDDKQGSLHPIIKTIAEHHLNIMKIESKPMLGTPWEYVFFIDFSGNLRDNEVKRALLEIKENSKEFHFKGNYIENTGG; via the coding sequence ATGGAGTTAGATTTAAATGAAATAAGGAAAACAATTGATGAAACAGATGAAAAATTAGTAGCCCTTTTTGAGAAAAGAATGGGTTTGGCAAGTCGAGTTGCCACCTATAAAAAAGAAAGAAATCTTCCTATTCTGGATTCTAAAAGAGAAGAAATGGTTACTGAAAAAAATGTTCTTCACTTATCTAATAAAGAATATGCCCCCTATTTAGAAGATTTTTTAAAACAGCTCATGCAAATAAGTCGTTCTTATCAGAGCACCCTATTAGTTAATGAAGCCACAACTTGGCAATCTGTTTTAGGCAATCTTCCAGTTTCAGAAGTTACTAAAAACCCTAAAGTTGGTTATAGTGGTACGGTTGGTTCTTATGGAGAAATGGCTGCTTTAGATTATTTTAGAGATAGTCAACCTATTTGTTATCAGACATTTGAGGAAGTTGTTAATGGGGTTTTAGATGGCAGTCTTGATTATGGTGTAATTCCTTTAGAAAACACATCAAGTGGCGGTGTGTTAGATGCGGTGCGCTTGCTTGAAAAATCACCTGTTTATATTGTAGGTGAAGCAGCAGTAGCTGCAGAACACTGTTTGTTAGGTATAGGCACAATTGATGAAATTAAAACTATCTATTCTCATGTCCAGTGCTTTTTACAATGTAGCGAATATTTAAAGGATAAACCTTGGCATCAAGTTCCCTATTTTAATACAGCTATTAGTGCTGCTTATGTTAAAGAAAGGAAGGATCCATCTAAAGCTGCAATTGCTAGTAAACGGGCAGCAGAAGTTTATGGTTTAAAGGTGCTAAAAGAAAATATTTATCATAATAAAAAGAATTATACGCGATTTGGTATTATTAAAAAATCAATGGAAGTATCAGATGAGGCTAATAAAATTAGTATTGATTTTGTTTTAGATGATAAGCAAGGTTCTCTTCACCCTATTATTAAAACCATTGCAGAACATCATTTAAATATAATGAAAATTGAGTCTAAGCCAATGTTGGGAACACCTTGGGAATATGTCTTTTTTATTGATTTTTCCGGTAATTTAAGAGATAATGAAGTCAAAAGAGCTTTACTTGAAATTAAGGAAAATAGTAAGGAATTTCATTTCAAGGGAAATTATATTGAAAATACAGGGGGATAA
- a CDS encoding inorganic triphosphatase has protein sequence MGTEFEIKLGVENETLMKAILSDSAINSLGEFSIVSMHAYYYDTAALDLLNVKYSLRVRKENGQYVATLKTGHFSESKGVFFRNEWNVPLKNKEFSIDVFEKEKENLKDITKGEKLNVILETDFIRRKMDIEFGESSLELAVDHGRISSGKRQSPICEVEVELKEGREEDVFGFIETYLSKYGLPMEEKSKFARGVSLYLGI, from the coding sequence ATGGGAACGGAATTTGAAATTAAGTTGGGAGTAGAAAACGAAACTCTTATGAAAGCCATTTTAAGTGATTCGGCAATTAATAGTCTTGGGGAATTTTCCATTGTTTCTATGCACGCCTATTACTACGATACAGCAGCCCTTGATCTTTTAAATGTTAAATATTCACTTCGTGTTAGAAAAGAGAATGGACAATACGTTGCTACATTGAAAACAGGTCATTTTTCAGAAAGCAAAGGTGTGTTTTTTAGAAATGAGTGGAATGTGCCTTTAAAAAACAAAGAGTTCTCTATTGATGTTTTTGAAAAAGAAAAAGAAAACTTGAAGGACATTACTAAAGGAGAAAAATTAAATGTTATTTTAGAAACAGATTTCATTAGAAGAAAAATGGACATTGAGTTTGGCGAGTCTTCCTTAGAGTTAGCAGTAGATCATGGTCGTATTTCTTCTGGTAAGCGGCAGTCTCCTATTTGTGAAGTAGAGGTAGAATTAAAAGAAGGCAGAGAAGAAGATGTCTTTGGATTCATTGAAACGTATTTGAGTAAATATGGTTTGCCTATGGAAGAGAAAAGCAAGTTTGCTAGAGGAGTGTCTCTTTATTTAGGCATATAG
- a CDS encoding selenium metabolism-associated LysR family transcriptional regulator, translating to MINYKHLLAFVTVVRKKSFTGAAKELYMTQPAISWQIKNLENEIDLVLIERKERGTKLTEAGKQFYMYAEKIIKAHEQLIEEMKQLKCMEKGRLLVGASTVPGEYILPAYMSRFKEAYPLADVFVSTGPSENIGEQLLSEDIHIGVVGAKLEDSRIESTAFKKDKVILVASTDHLLTELEEVTLEDVVKYPLVLRERGSGVRRTIEETLDKHNYKLHHFPYYVELSGSRAGITAVKNSNAVAWVSSIVARDSIVLNEIKEIPIKYVDLNRQIYLIHHKIKTLSPLSETFLNFMLKQKD from the coding sequence ATGATTAACTATAAACATTTGTTGGCATTTGTAACTGTCGTAAGAAAAAAGAGTTTTACAGGCGCAGCCAAAGAACTCTATATGACTCAGCCTGCAATTAGCTGGCAGATTAAAAACTTGGAAAATGAAATTGACTTGGTTTTGATTGAACGCAAAGAAAGAGGCACTAAACTCACTGAAGCAGGCAAGCAATTTTATATGTATGCTGAAAAGATTATTAAAGCTCATGAACAATTAATTGAGGAAATGAAACAACTTAAATGTATGGAAAAAGGTAGACTTTTAGTAGGAGCTAGTACTGTGCCTGGAGAATACATTTTACCAGCCTATATGAGTCGCTTTAAAGAAGCCTATCCATTAGCAGATGTTTTTGTTTCAACAGGACCATCGGAAAATATTGGTGAACAATTACTAAGTGAGGATATTCATATTGGGGTTGTAGGTGCTAAACTTGAAGATAGTCGTATTGAGTCTACAGCGTTTAAAAAGGATAAGGTTATTCTTGTTGCAAGTACCGATCATCTTTTAACTGAATTAGAAGAAGTAACTCTAGAGGATGTAGTTAAATACCCGCTGGTGCTTAGAGAACGTGGCTCTGGTGTTAGAAGAACTATAGAAGAGACTTTAGATAAACATAACTATAAATTGCACCATTTCCCATATTATGTTGAACTGAGTGGCAGTAGAGCAGGGATTACAGCTGTAAAGAATTCCAATGCTGTTGCTTGGGTATCGAGTATTGTTGCTAGGGATAGTATAGTTTTAAATGAAATTAAGGAAATACCAATTAAATATGTTGATTTAAACCGACAAATATATTTGATACATCATAAAATTAAAACACTGAGTCCTTTAAGTGAAACTTTTTTAAATTTTATGCTAAAACAGAAGGATTGA
- a CDS encoding 4Fe-4S double cluster binding domain-containing protein: protein MDWKNASLITKEYGPRLRLVTILTYAQLLCNEPFEGDYCGNCTACQEACPSGAILGASFKATDSLEKRFIGERCDVHLSKVRNTFEKRICGKCLSVCPHGR, encoded by the coding sequence TTGGATTGGAAAAATGCTTCACTAATTACAAAAGAATATGGTCCTAGACTTCGTTTAGTAACTATTCTTACTTATGCACAATTACTTTGCAATGAGCCTTTTGAAGGAGATTATTGTGGAAACTGTACTGCTTGTCAAGAGGCCTGTCCATCAGGCGCAATTCTAGGCGCCTCTTTTAAGGCTACTGATTCTCTTGAAAAACGGTTTATTGGAGAACGCTGCGATGTTCATTTAAGTAAAGTTAGAAATACATTTGAGAAACGTATATGTGGTAAGTGTTTAAGTGTTTGTCCCCATGGAAGATAG